Proteins from a single region of Psilocybe cubensis strain MGC-MH-2018 chromosome 3, whole genome shotgun sequence:
- a CDS encoding tRNA pseudouridine synthase 4 gives MPKATASSSYPVSGLFGVIKPSGPTSMSIVNDIQLLLARSKLFVDADKLEKMKGKKIDRRRGKHGREAIKVGQGGTLDPLADGVLVIGVGKGTKKLNEFLGCTKEYQTTCLLGCETDSYDSEGARVRLAPWKHVTKEQVEATIPKFIGEIKQVPPIFSALKMDGKPLYEYARKGLPLPRPIEERQVTVDSLVLVKWLGHDHSFSWPEKQLTADEKKALEVALRSIQDDSVLKDEPEIVTDGQSPSAFVLKMKVSGGTYVRSIVHDLAHAIDSAGHVVTLTRSRQGRFVLDPVEDGDRGCIPWEIFERALADVGDVDEDGWTEWEREVIKHLEIV, from the exons ATGCCAAAGGCTACTGCTTCATCTTCATATCCCGTATCAGGGCTCTTCGGCGTAATCAAACCTTCTGGACCGACCAGCATGTCTATTGTAAATGATATTCAGCTACTGCTCGCCCGCTCAAAGCTATTCGTCGATGCAGACAAGCTGGAAAAAATGAAGGGTAAGAAGATAGATCGTCGTCGCGGAAAGCACGGCCGTGAGGCGAtcaaagttggacaaggTGGAACTCTTGATCCGTTAGCAGACGGCGTTTTAG TCATTGGAGTTGGAAAGGGTACCAAAAAGCTAAATGAATTCCTCGGCTGCACTAAG GAATATCAAACGACATGCTTGCTTGGATGTGAAACAGATAGCTACGACAGTGAAGGCGCCCGTGTAAGACTGGCACCTTGGAAGCATGTCACCAAAGAGCAGGTAGAAGCCACAATTCCCAAATTCATAGGTGAAATAAAACAGGTTCCTCCTAT ATTTTCAGCCTTAAAGATGGACGGAAAGCCTCTGTATGAATATGCTCGCAAGggacttcctcttccacgacccattgaagaacgtCAGGTTACTGTTGACTCACTGGTGCTTGTAAAATGGCTAGGCCACGATCACTCCTTTTCTTGGCCAGAAAAGCAGCTCACCGCCGACGAGAAGAAGGCGCTAGAAGTCGCGCTTCGAAGCATTCAGGATGATTCAGTACTCAAAGATGAGCCAGAAATTGTGACAGACGGCCAATCTCCATCTGCTTTCGTTTTGAAAATGAAGGTTTCTGGAGGAACGTATGTCCGATCTATTGTCCATGACCTTGCACATGCCATCGATTCCGCTGGGCATGTCGTCACCTTGACACGCTCGCGTCAAGGAAGATTTGTCCTTGACCCTGTCGAAGACGGCGACCGTGGATGTATCCCATGGGAAATCTTTGAAAGGGCATTGGCTGATGTCGGTGACGTTGACGAAGACGGCTGGACGGAATGGGAAAGGGAAGTCATCAAACATCTGGAAATTGTTTGA
- a CDS encoding Communesin biosynthesis cluster-specific transcription factor cnsN, translated as MAANGYHPSTTIRPLRAGIYAPILTFFAPDSEDLDIPTFESHVTRLAAAGVGPLIAGSMGEAIHLSHSERVKLIHAARKALDNAGFGQVPIIAGTGAGSTRETLELTNEAAAAGADYCIVIASGYFAAALANNRAALKAYFVEVSEKSPIPVMIYNYPGASGGIDLDSDLITELARECPNICGVKLTCANVGKLTRIADAIADPSFYALHPRKNNNAPFLVLGGYIDFLVPSSYANGHGAITGLANLFPNAIVHLFKLSEASKKDQSILAESQRVQGIIARADFTISKASIAGTKYLLERTQGYGGLPRKPLSPIESAAAQALWEHADTQAALKLERELIGKVHA; from the exons ATGGCTGCCAACGGCTATCATCCAAGTACAACAATCCGTCCGCTGAGGGCTGGGATATATGCCCCCATTCTTACCTTTTTTGCACCGGATTCTGAAGATCTGG ACATTCCTACCTTTGAGTCTCATGTTACACGTCTTGCAGCTGCAGGAGTGGGACCTCTCATTGCAGGTTCCATGGGAGAAGCAATCCATTTATCTCACTCCGAAAGGGTGAAACTCATTCACGCGGCCCGGAAAGCGCTCGACAACGCAGGTTTCGGACAAGTCCCTATCATTGCCGGTACTGGGGCGGGGAGTACAAGAGAGACGCTAGAGCTTACGAAcgaggcagcagcagccggtGCTGATTATTGTATTGTCATTGCGAGCGGATACTTTGCTGCTGCGTTGGCAAATAACAGAGCTGCATTGAAGGCTTACTTTGTTGAGGTCTCCGAGAAAAGTCCAATTCCAGTGATGATCTATAACT ATCCTGGGGCAAGCGGCGGGATTGATTTGGACTCTGATCTAATAACAGAACTTGCCAGAGAGTGTCCTAATATCTGTGGAGTTAAACTCAC TTGCGCCAATGTTGGGAAACTCACAAGAATTGCCGATGCCATTGCAGATCCATCTTTTTATGCTTTACACCCACGTAAGAATAATAATGCACCTTTCCTTGTTTTGGGCGGGTATATCGATTTCCTGGTCCCATCTTCCTATGCAAATGGCCACGGCGCTATTACTGGTCTTGCAAATCTATTTCCA AACGCTATTGTGCACTTATTCAAGCTTTCTGAAGCTTCGAAGAAGGACCAGTCCATTCTCGCCGAATCTCAGCGTGTCCAGGGAATAATTGCCCGGGCGGACTTCACTATCTCAAAGGCCTCAATTGCTGGTACGAAATACCTTTTGGAACGAACACAAGGATATGGAGGTCTACCAAGGAAGCCTCTTTCTCCTATTGAATCTGCTGCGGCACAAGCTCTTTGGGAACACGCGGATACACAAGCTGCCCTCAAACTAGAACGTGAACTTATTGGAAAAGTACATGCTTGA
- a CDS encoding WSC domain-containing protein (WSC domain-containing protein ARB_07870) → MRSHFASSICLLSLVSPLSFAYTWPSPQYDALEGLLFEGRRSDGSSLASLVHPCRKRGATLASVPAEWLRFAFHDMATHNVDDGTGGLDGSIVYELGRSENFGLGFNQTLSDFEAYPNKMVSRADVIAIGAIMAVNTCGGPIIPFRGGRIDSWVAGGTGTPEPQEDLATHTESFRKQGFNQAEMIKLVACGHTMGGVRSSDFPQLVAPDPNSVNPVIEDFDTTMDFDNKVVTEYLDGTTQNVLVISPNKTMVSDLRIFEADNNSTMHSLADSSVFQSECQSILARMLDTVPKGVTLTDEITLLPAKVTASQLTFERNQLVYKTSFRLLQPINATANANRNVTLFWCDRYGDNMNCTGKTNTALPVKTLVDDPNVSPITKSLGYYFLNYNFIVPIDSAASIAKFWFEVDEHDGSKVTTYNNGGNGYIIDQDQVLFVPMSSHVTVIPNTTFTQTYTNRVGDGYTRHYDLVVAVRDGTNPSRVYAEATDMTIQNFPFPLNMQLEFTANSSIPGQSGYSFYTATADSSGVQMSLDVHADAAGQTYTQTFMQTLVLDNAPYVKPGTVSVISTKTAAAGRLEVWGTLLLLSVVFMNFRGVALLDLVL, encoded by the exons ATGCGTTCCCATTTTGCATCTTCTATCTGCCTTCTATCTCTCGTTTCACCGCTTTCTTTTGCCTACACATGGCCATCGCCTCAGTATGACGCCCTAGAAGGTCTTCTGTTTGAAGGGAGGAGGTCCGACGGTTCTAGTTTGGCTTCCCTCGTTCACCCTTGCCGGAAGCGTGGCGCAACTCTAGCCTCTGTCCCTGCCGAATGGCTGCGATTT GCATTCCACGACATGGCGACTCACAATGTCGACGATGGTACTGGTGGGTTGGATGGTTCAATTGTTTACGAATTAGGGCGGTCAGAG AACTTTGGCCTCGGCTTTAATCAGACTCTGAGCGACTTCGAGGCCTATCCAAACAAAATGGTTTCGC GTGCTGATGTTATTGCTATTGGTGCTATCATGGCCGTCAACACCTGCGGGGGGCCCATCATTCCTTTCCGCGGCGGACGTATAGACAGCTGGGTCGCTGGTGGCACTGGTACACCTGAGCCTCAAGAGGACCTCGCCACGCACACAGAAAGCTTTAGAAAACAAGGTTTCAATCAGGCCGAGATGATCAAGCTCGTTGCTTGTGGGCATACTATGGGTGGAGTCAGGAGCTCCGATTTTCCGCAACTCGTCGCCCCCGACCCAAACTCTGTCAACCCAGTAATTGAAGACTTTGATACCACCATGGATTTTGACAACAAAGT TGTAACCGAATACCTCGATGGCACCACGCAGAATGTCCTTGTTATCAGTCCTAATAAAACTATGGTATCAGACCTGCGCATCTTTGAGGCTGACAACAACAGTACTATGCACAG TCTTGCCGACTCTTCTGTATTTCAGTCAGAGTGCCAATCTATCTTGGCAAGAATGCTTGATACCGTACCTAAGGGGGTTACATTGACGGACGAAATAACTTTATTGCCTGCCAAAGTTACCGCATCCCAATTGACTTTCGAGCGAAATCAATTGGTTTACAAGACCTCTTTCCGT CTTCTGCAACCTATTAACGCTACGGCCAACGCTAATCGTAATGTTACCTTATTCTGGTGTGACCGATACGGCGATAATATGAACTGCACTGGCAAAACAAATACAGCCTTGCCAGTCAAGACCCTCGTCGACGATCCAAATGTGTCTCCTATCACCAAAAGTCTTGGATACTATTTCCTCAACTACAACTTTATCGTGCCGATTGACTCTGCAGCATCCATCGCCAAATTTTGGTTTGAAGTCGATGAGCATGACGGTAGTAAGGTGACAACGTACAACAACGGAGGGAATGGTTATATTATCGATCAAGACCAGGTTTTATTTGTGCCAATGTCCAGTCATGTTACCGTCATCCCCAACACTACCTTTACGCAGACATACACCAACCGGGTAGGAGACGGTTATACCCGCCACTACGACCTAGTTGTTGCTGTACGGGACGGCACGAACCCCTCGCGGGTTTATGCGGAAGCTACGGATATGACTATTCAAAACTTCCCGTTTCCCCTCAACATGCAACTCGAGTTCACTGCGAACTCGTCAATACCTGGCCAGTCAGGATATTCATTTTATACTGCCACTGCCGATTCCTCCGGTGTGCAGATGAGCCTGGATGTACACGCAGATGCCGCTGGACAGACTTATACACAGACGTTCATGCAGACCCTAGTATTGGACAACGCTCCGTATGTTAAGCCTGGTACGGTTTCCGTGATCAGTACGAAAACAGCCGCTGCGGGCAGGTTAGAAGTATGGGGTACACTgcttcttctcagcgttgTCTTCATGAACTTCAGGGGAGTGGCCTTGCTGGACTTGGTGCTCTGA